One window from the genome of Solea solea chromosome 2, fSolSol10.1, whole genome shotgun sequence encodes:
- the arhgap1 gene encoding rho GTPase-activating protein 1, whose product MSSELLVDLSDDPATAQLGQLKLSTIEDQQWPADESTLSKSDTDISQRFDSSSPHLPWDHPFYDIARHQIIEVAGDDNFGRKVIVFNACRMPPQHQLDHHKLLMYLKGTLDQYVESDYTLIYFHHGLTSENKPSLSWLRDAYREFDRKYKKNIKALYIVHPTMFIKTLLILFKPIISFKFGRKINYVSYLSELEDVVKCEQLLIPARVKEYDNKLRASLKPAAQPPMSPPRSPPLPNQVFGVPLALLGERSPDGDAVPVVMRDTIGFLTDQGLEIEGIFRRSANVTLVKEVQLKYNSGAVVNFREIEDVHLAAVILKTFLRELPEPLLTYQLYNDIVNFNSVSSDDQVTAMKMLVESLPEENYTSLRYLVTFLAQVSANSEVNKMTNSNLAVVFGPNLLWGRDNAMSLSAIGPINNFTRTLLDQQHLVFT is encoded by the exons ATGTCGTCAGAGCTGCTGGTTGATTTGAGCGATGACCCTGCCACGGCACAGCTAGGACAGCTGAAGCTCTCCACCATAGAAGACCAGCAGTGGCCTGCTGATGAGTCAACTCTCAGCAAGTCCG acACGGATATCTCCCAGCGCTTTGACAGCAGCTCTCCTCACCTGCCATGGGACCATCCATTTTATGACATCGCCAGGCATCAGATCATTGAAGTGGCAG GTGATGATAACTTTGGCAGGAAGGTGATAGTGTTCAACGCCTGCAGGATGCCCCCGCAGCACCAGCTTGACCATCACAAGTTGCTGAT gTATCTTAAAGGAACACTGGATCAGTATGTGGAAAGTGACTACACTCTGATCTATTTCCATCATGGGCTGACCAGTGAAAACAAACCGTCTCTCAGCTGGCTTCGAGATGCATACAGAGAGTTTGACAGAAA GTATAAGAAGAACATCAAGGCTTTGTACATCGTCCATCCCACCATGTTCATCAAGACTCTGCTGATCCTCTTCAAACCAATCATCAG TTTTAAGTTTGGCAGGAAGATCAACTATGTGAGCTACCTGAGTGagctggaggatgtggtgaAGTGTGAGCAGCTGCTCATTCCTGCTCGTGTAAAAGA ATATGACAACAAACTGAGAGCGTCTCTGAAACCGGCCGCCCAGCCTCCCATGTCTCCTCCTCGCAGCCCTCCGCTTCCCAACCAGGTGTTTGGGGTTCCTCTTGCTTT gctcgGAGAGAGGAGTCCAGATGGAGATGCTGTTCCTGTGGTCATGAGAGACACCATCGGTTTCCTTACAGATCAAG GTTTGGAGATTGAGGGGATCTTCAGAAGGTCTGCTAACGTTACTTTGGTGAAAGAGGTCCAGCTTAAATACAACTCAG gcgCAGTCGTGAATTTCAGAGAGATTGAAGACGTCCACTTGGCTGCTGTGATCCTGAAAACATTCCTGAGGGAGCTGCCGGAGCCTCTGCTGACCTACCAGCTCTACAACGACATCGTCAACTTCAATT CTGTATCCAGTGACGACCAGGTGACGGCGATGAAGATGCTGGTGGAGTCACTGCCAGAGGAGAACTACACATCACTGCGATACCTCGTCACATTCCTCGCACAG gtgTCAGCCAACAGTGAGGTAAATAAGATGACCAACAGTAACCTGGCTGTGGTGTTCGGTCCTAACCTGCTGTGGGGGCGGGACAACGCTATGTCACTGAGCGCCATCGGTCCAATCAACAACTTCACCAGAACCCTGCTGGACCAGCAGCATCTCGTCTTCACCTAA